CTCGCAGTTCTAGCTCAACTACTGCTGTCAATTTATCCGAAACCGACCACTTCATGTTACTTTTAGATATTGTTTGAACAGTTTTCATGCTACAATTTGCAAATATTCTGACAATgctgataaaaaaaaaacttgaaacaaTGCATGACGTCACGATCGCAacgaattcaaaataaattcaaaaaaatagaaaacatgaaaattgataaaattttaacatttcatctttttttcaatgttttcgtttttttctactttttgaCCTTCGACCTTTGAAGATTTTTACACACCAATGAATATGTTTAGATAAATGCATATCGAATGAATTATTCCTCACCTGATGTAGTTAGGATCACCACACAGAACAATACAATCATCTTTACGCCCGTCATTTTTACTGAATATAGATGTATTTGCTAATAATTTATGATATCAGGAATGAAATCCAGTTTTACTACACGGGAGACGCGAGTTAGCGGCGAGTTGTAGACACAGAGGAAGTGGTCAATGCAATGAGCTGTTTTTATACGCATTCTATTCCCCCTCTCCTCCTCTCCCCtgtccctcctccctctcacCGTTTTGTTTTTATGAGGGCTCTTAATTATAACAAAGCCGATATTCGACGATATCAGTGTCTCTGTGAAGTGCTCTAACCCACAGCACAGTTGTTATTCAACAACGCGGTCAACGCCTGACATTAAACAGGGTCGGAAACTGTGGGTTCACACGTCCTGCGTCACTTTGAAAATTGTTCTAGTGCTCcaataaaaaaatgtatcgTCAAAAACTAGCGTCCCATGACCGCACACACCACCCGAAAACAGTCCGATGATGTCAGTGAATTTTCTGTCGTAATGTTGTTCTTGTTTGTGCGCTAGCTGATGTTTGGAAGAATTCGTATCAAACTGGCCGTAGTCTAGTGTGTACTGGATCAAACGTTGAATCGCGAGTTTCAATAAGGGTCTAAGATATAGTCACTCTTCTTTTAAAAAAGGGCACATACATCGCCAAAAATAGTTTAAAGGTTTAGAAAATCCCGAAAGGCCATAAATAGtttacaaaaatcaaaaacaattgCAAAGAATCGTTAAAAATGTCGATGACATATGGCCCTGACTCAATTGTGAAATTACGAATAAAAAAGGCGGGCTCAAAGTGTCAAATATTCGATAAAAGACTTGGTTCAtattcacccagtcctggcacTGATCGTTTCCGTCATACTATCCTAATATAACCACCAACTGAGGTTTGTATTGATTTTCACAATAGGTTCTGTGAACCTGGATTTCTGGTGGCTTAAAATCGAAGTAATTCAACAGAAAATCttccatatttttttcaaaatatcttaCGACGCAGTCGAGCatgctaaccactagaccatagaccAGTAGTGGTTGATGGAgtctggtcagtgtggtgGTCAGTCAGGCGTGGTGACTGATCTCTACTCTCGCCACTATTGACAAAAAAGCTCCACTTGTTCCTCCGGTCGGAATGGGATTCCTGCGAATATTAGCTCAACTCAAAATACAAAACCTTTAAAGTTGAATTATCCAGGTATGTGGCAAGGGGCAAACCTCGCCAACACCTTAtagtttattcatatattcacgTTCCACTGATATCAGGCTCGCATTGTTAGATTTAATTCAAGGGCACTTTTTTATCCAAATTTCTATTGTATGATGATAGTGAATGAGACAGCTAACCAGTTGTGTTGAGTATTGCGAGTGGCCTGTAGTTTATTCGCCTCCTATAGTGCATCATCCAATGCGCCGAATATCCACTCGGGACGGGTATCTGTGGGTTCCGGACGGGTATCTGTGGGTTCCGGATTGTATGAGGGGATGGATCCAGGCTGTATATGCCCAGATTGGATGGATCCAGGCTGTATATGCCCAGATTGGATGGATCCAGGCTGTAGATGCCCAGATTGGATGGATCCAGGCTGTATATGCCCAGATTGGATGGTTCCAGGCTGTAGATGCCCAGATTGGATGGATCCAGGCTGTATATGCCCAGATTGGATGGCTACAGGCTGTATATGCCCAGATTGGATGGATCCAGGCTGTATATGCCCAGATTGGATGGCTACAGGCTGTATATGCCCAGATTGGATGGATCCAGGCTCTATATGCCCAGATTGGATGGATCCAGGCTGTATATGCCCAGATTGGATGGATCCAGGCTGTAGATGCCCAGATTGGATGGATCCAGGCTGTATATGCCCAGATTGGATGGATCCCGGCTGTATATGCCCAGATTGGATGGATCCAGGCTGTATATGCCCATATTGGATGGACCCAGGCTGTAGATGGCCAGATTGGATGGTTCCAGGCTGTATATGCCCAGATTGGATGGATCCAGGCTGTATATGCCCAGATTGGATGGTTCCAGGCTGTATATGCCCAGATTGGATGGTTCCAGGCTGTATATGCCCAGATTGGATGGATCCAGGCTGTATATGCCCAGATTGGATGGTTCCAGGCTGTATATGCCCAGATTGGATGGTTCCagggcgaacttcggttatcggagttagtcgtTAGTGGTCCGGAAATGGTCGACCATGCAattgagcacggtcgctatatagttccgactacactagtcgacaagcaacgaaaaccgaagttggccCAAACTGTAGATACCAAGATTGAAAGGTTCCGGACTTGGGTTGCTTCAGTTAAAGTGAGGAACAATGGAATTCTAAAATCCTGCCGACGAATAATGactaaaatttacaattttcagattcaATTGTACAATTATGTTTTCAGATACGAACAGACTTATCGGTTATTACGGTACAATCCTTTTCTCAtgattcgttttagagtccatacAGGCTAACTGGAGTTGGACTGGAATTGGAATTAGAATTTTTCCGTATCCACGTACTAGAATTGCTCATGTTAAATACAATTGCTGTttggatatttcaaaaatttattgCTTTTATCATATAACAACGTATtggaaaacaatgcgatgcttatttgaataaattgaccGTTAATTCGAAATATTTCCGATCGATTTAATCAGCAAGTTGTTTTAATGCGTTAATCAATATTGATCCGGCGCATTGATACCGGATACGGAAACTTGTTTCACGGGTCAAAAAGACTGGAAAAGATTCAATAAGTTGAGCGACATACGACATAATGTATGTTTAATGTCGGCTTAAAAAAAATGACACCCGATGAAACCAACTCAAGGTATGAGACACACGCTATTCGACAAAACAGCACGCCGTCCAGTACAATTGCCTGTTCTGAAGCCCTAGGGCTttgctaaccctaaccctagctgtctcgtaaccctaaccctaacagGGCGGACAATCAAGCCACCgcaaccctaaccctagccgGGACTCGACCCTCAGACCTCCTGCATACCAGTCGAGcacgctaaccactagaccatagaccAGTAGTTGTTGGTATAGTTTGACAAGTTTGTGGGGCCAGTGCGGTGACCAATTAGGTGGTGAAAAAGAAGCTCAACTTGTGCTTCGGAATGCCCAAACCATAGCCCAACTCATGCCAAACACCTCTAGAGTTAAATATCAGGGATGGGACAAGGCGTACCAGTGCGGGGCCTACAGAATAGCATCACGTTACGATACAACCTCACGTTACGATACAACCTCACGTTACGATACAACCTCACGTTACGATACAACCTCACGTTACGACACAACCTCACGTTACGATACAACCTCACGTTACGACACAACCTCACGTTACGACACAACCTCACGTTACGACACAACCTCACCCTTTTCGATACGATCTCTCATTCCATTAATATCAGGCTCATTATCAAGTGAAGGGTACTTTTTTATACAAATCTCATCGTAGAACGTTTGAACATTACAGTCAGATTAAGCAGGGTACAAGATAAACCGGTCTAAGTGGTTTTTATCGGTTCATTAAAattccgatagatggcgatcgATGATTATGACGGTTTTGAGCATAGTACCAAAAGCGAAGTCGAGTTAAGTCAGTTCAGGGatattccaatagatggcgatctaGTGTTTCTATAAGGATCATATGCGTGTAGGGACGTCCTAGGTTCGAGACCAATACCGTGTACCGCTAGAATTGTGCATCAACCCATTACTCTCAGGATATGATCGGTTATCAGGTTATCACTGCACCTCCCCGACAGGAACCTGTTAGTTCCAGGTTGCTCCAATCTGTAGGTCGTCTGGATGTGGCAGGTTCCAGATTGTTGGAAGGGGCTGAAGGTTCCAGGCTGCACAATGTCGCAATGCCTGGTGCAGGTAAAAGATGAAGATGAGGAACAAGGTTGTTCTAAAAGCCTGTTGCTGCCTGGAGAAATCTCAACGAAAAACTGACTCAAATTTTCTATTTCCAGATACagatatttgtattttttcgcatacaaaatataatgacATAATAAAATGCAGTAGAACAGTTACACATCGATTCTTAGTCAGCCAGCACTAAACCAGCCCCGGCCAGCACTACACCAGCCCCAGCCCTTATTACATTAcaacattttttttatcatgataagatttagtttttttctaaaacaaaaaattgttcaataattcatcaatCATCATTTTCGATTTCGGATTAAAACGCGAttaaaattatttacaatattaacAAATAATCTGAGCCAGCCGCAGCAGCAGGGCCCATCTCAACATCGTTCGGAATACAAGGGGGCATCTCAGCGCCGACCTGAAAATATGAGACAAAAcattattttagtaaaattTAGATCAAAAGGGAAATGATTACAGAAGATTTAGTTTTCAGGATGAATGGTCAGtaagggaggggagaggggggaTTGGTTACAGGCAGGGAATTTGTTAAGATGTTTTATATTCAGACAAATGCCTCGTTTCTGTCGTCATTAACTATTTTACAAGTTTTAGACTCGTCATCTGTTGATGTCATCATTTCATATAAAACACTCCAAAACCAAACCCCCCGGAACTGAGTGAGTTTAATCAATAATACTGACCTCCGCGACCTCCTCGGCCACCACGACCTCCGCGATAACCTCCTCGACCTCCTGAAAAATAATCAGACGCATTCATTAACAATTAGTGCGGGAGAGATCAATTCGCTGATGGCAGGGGTGACAGGTTTGTAGTATGAATCAGTCCTATCATTGTAAACAAGCTTCATTTATAAATAGCTTCAGAAagtattcatcattttcatactTCAGTCAGAAGtcagttttgaaatgaatttcagttAGAGAGTAAATAAACCTACTGTTCAAGCCACATACAGTTGAACCTCGTGAATATGATTTACGCACAGCCAAGGGCTGGTAATCCAAGTGGAAGGAAGTTGTGACAGCCTTCACTTGTGCTCACGAAAATTGTATCCACAACTAATTCAGCTGAGGAAAAACACTtacaacccccccccccccaaaaaacaCAATAAATACCCCTACCCCACCAGGAACAGAAGGAGGTATGAAATCAGTCCTATCATTGTATCAGCCACACGGGTCAAAATAGGCGGTGAAAGGTTCATCATGTTTCATACCACACACAGCGCCCCCTAGAGGTGTTACTTACCAGACGGGCATTCTCTGCTGAAGTGACCGGGCTTTCCACAGTTGAAGCATCCACCGCCTCCACCACCGCCTCCACTTCCTGTAACAAACAGAACAAGAGAATATTCATTAGATTTCCTGTTGTAGTTAGTAAACGGATCAATAGATGTCGCTAGTTGTTACTTACGTCCACCGCCGCGCGAGGAGCCACCAGACGGACATTCACGACTCATGTGACCGGAACCTCCGCagttaaaacatttcataCCGCCACCTATAAACATAAAACACCGTTAAACAACGCCACCTACAACGTAAACTTGAATACCAAATACAACAACGATCAAACTGCATCTATCACAGAGATAAATACAGTGAATAAAACAGTGGAATCTCAGATTCGCTGATTCCGTGAAGTTTGTTGTGGAATCTCAGATTCGTTGATTCtgtgaagtttgttgtaacgaggttccactgtacagGAATCACacaataaataaaacatttactgTTCACACGCAGACATCACTTCACTGGATTCGTCACTATTTCTATATGCAATTCAATTGACACTCAAGTGTGAGTGATCATTTGAAGAAGTCCTCACTGAAGTCAATTCTTTATACTCCAAAGAATAATTCTTAGTCTTCATAAGGATATCAGGATTGGGACGACTGAATGAAGCATGATTATTTTAACTGGGTCGTTCGTTTATATAATGTCAAGTAACTAAATTGCTGCAGTATCAATTTATGCCGAGTTTAACCGGTTTAGCTTTAATTATGCCGAGTTTAACCGGTTTAGCTTTAACTATGCCGAGTTTAACCGGTTTAGCTTTAACTATGCCGAGTTTAACCGGTTTAGCTTTAATTAAAGCGAAGTTAAAAGCGATCATGAAAATTTGCTTAACGGAAATCTTTAAGCGCAAGCAATAATAGAGGGTAATTAGAAAGGTTTTAAATATTGTGGGGCCCAGTTGCAGCCATTAAATATAAGGATTTCAAGAACCTTTAAAGCAATTTCTGTTTTaaaggaatttttttaaagaacTAAGGAATCTCTGGACcctgttgaaaatgaaataccagtCATCATAGATATTCAGGATTTGAGTGAAATTAAACCGATTCGGAACTCTCTGAATTGTAATAAACCGAGGTGAGGGTGAGATCAGATCGGTTTTAAGAAACAGCAGTTAGAGCAACTGGgtcctcatcatcatcaatgcTTGTTTTAAAACATGCGCCGAAAGGAAGCAAAgataaaattataataataattcttcattgagaataaaactagaaggtTGTGTATAAtaatacaacatgaaaaatacaacaacTACTACTGACCGACTGACTGACTCAATATATACAATCTGCAGCCTGCCACATCATACCTGCAGCCTGCCACATCATACCTGCAGCCTAACTCAACCCACCTACAGCCTAATTCAACCCTCTGACTGACATCTGAACATCCACAAGCACAATACCATCAAAACATTTCTCATTGTAAAAGTTATAAATCATCTGGTTCCAGTTTAGGCAAAAAACAGCCGCTGAATAAGGCGTAACTTCTTCGCGAAACAGGAGCCATTTTCTCTTATATCTGTGTGCAGTAGAGTTAAAGAGGGGTCGAGGGTCGCAGGCTGCAGATACAGGTATAATGATAAGAGAGTATAGTACTACTACATGTAAGCCtcagtgtgtgtgtgtgtgaactAACTCACTTCCACTTCCACGTGGACAATCACGTGATATATGTCCTTTCCTCCCACACGAGAAACAAGTCGTCGGACCACCTGAACACAAGAGACACGAATATCAATCATTCTTCATCTTTCAAACTACCACCGTCGACCAGTTAGCTAGTCGACCGGCTTATTTTACCAGTCGACAAGGAACCTTCTCTATACGTACTGTCCTCCCTACCAGTAAGCTTGCCGTGTACCCCCTCCCCCGCCAGTGAGCAAACCCCTCCCTCAaatctttatctaatttaaagatttatcaaattgaataaatctagttgtttatttcgatacaTACCGCTGCTAGGACAGTCACGTCCGATGTGTCCCACTTTACCgcaattgaaacatttttctgCAACACAGGAGACAGAAACGGCACTTTTAATCTAGTAACCATCTTCTAATCGGGCAATACAAAAATCCAGCAACCAAATCTATCGATTTagtttaatgttttgtttctcAGAATCAATAGAGTTTCAGGCATTTAGCTCAAAGAGTTTATCAAGCACaaaaaagcattttccatttttgaaggtgagtttttaaccctttcagtgcatagTGCGCCGGCACTATAgcatatatgtatttatagttattcaacacacactagggtggaattcttcaaaattttcaaattatctccagcactataggatATTAATTAGTCgccactgaaagggttaaggtaTCAGTGAGTtctaagaaataatttcacttcGTTTTTCTAGTAAACTTACTGGAATCTCCTCCGTATCGACCTCCTCCACCTCCTCCTCGACCTCCGCGACCTCCTTCACCTCTCTTAGCGGCGAACATTAACTGAACTTCTCGACCGTCGATTTCTGTTCCGTTCATTTTCTCCATCGCTGCCTTCGCTTCATCGACAGAATCGAAATCAACGAAACCaaatctataaaaaaaaacgcAACAATGCGATAAATCCACCAGTTGTCGCCAGTGGTTACTCAgttaccgcgcttcaatttcttcaatactACATTAAGCAGCGCTATAGCGACCCGTTTAACCAAACTTAGTTCATCTCGGACCTCAAAGGACCAGGGACTGGCTGCATAGTcacggcttagacttaagaccagtctaagaccaacttagttctatagccaatctaacagtttaagaccagtcttaagaccacttttggacttaagtcacgaccgTGCAACTGGCTAAAGCTGACTAGATCAGAGCCATAGATCATTGCCCGTGGGACCAGACTAAACCTCCGAGGAGGGGGAGAAATTGAATTCTGGAGCAGTCGGAGTGAAATGGGTCAAGGTGAAGGTTGTAGTATGAATCAGTCCTATCATTGTAAACAAGCTTCATTTATAAATAGCTTCAGAAagtattcatcattttcatactACGCGATAATCCGAGAGACAATTGGCGCCGAGGCCGATAAGTAACCTAGCGGTAAAACGATAACCCGTAAAAAGACTTACCCTCGAGATCTGTTAGAACCGGCCTCTTTAACAACGCGAGCGTTTTGACCGTTGAGATCGGCGAATGTCTCCGCAAGAGTTTCTTCGGTCGTATTGAACGATAGATTCTTAATCCACAGAATCTTAGATTCAGACGGGGCATCTGTAAAATAGACAGAACAAATAGATTCAATACAACACTGCTGTCTAATAGACAGAATAGATTCAATACCACATCGCTGTCTATTAGACAGATTCAGTACACCATACAGACACACTGTCTAATAGACAGAACAAATAGATTCAATACCACACCGCTGTCTATTAGACAGATTCAGTACACCATACAGACACACTGTCTAATAGACAGAACAAATAGATTCAATACCACACCGCTGTCTAATAGACAGATTCAATACACCGGACAACACTGTCTAATAGACAGAACAAATAGATTCAATACCACACCGCTGTCTATTAGACAGATTCAGTACACCATACAGACACACTGTCTAATAGACAGAACAAATAGATTCAATACCACACCGCTGTCTAATAGACAGATTCAATACACCGGACAACACTGTCTAATAGACAGAACAAATAGATTCAATACCACATCGCTGTCTATTAGACAGATTCAGTACACCATACAGACACACTGTCTAATAGACAGAACAAATAGATTCAATACCACACCGCTGTCTATTAGACAGATTCAGTACACCATACAGACACACTGTCTAATAGACAGAACAAATAGATTCAATACCACACCGCTGTCTATTAGACAGATTCAGTACACCATACAGACACACTGTCTAATAGACAGAACAAATAGATTCAATACCACACCGCTGTCTATTAGACAGATTCAGTACACCATACAGACACACTGTCTAATAGACAGAACAAATAGACTCAATACCACACCGCTGTCTATTAGACAGATTCAGTACACCATACAGACACACTGTCTAATAGACAGAACAAATAGATTCAATACCACACCGCTGTCTAATAGACAGATTCAATACACCGGACAACACTGTCTAATAGACAGAATAAATAGATTCAATACACCTTAACAAACTCTGTCTATTAGACAGAGTTGTGACGGACAATCCGTCTGGTAGATTGAACACAATATGAGGTGTAATAACACAACTCAAACAAAATAGATAACATACAAACTGACTCAGAAATAGACAGTATACTGACAGGACAGACAGTCAGGGATAGACAGCATACTGACAGGACAGACAGTCAGGGATAGACAGCAGTATAAAACTGACCTGTTGCTCCACGTGATTTCCTGCGTTCTGTCGCCTTGTCGATATTAATCTCATTATCACCGATCTTCAGTCCGGCTTTCTCTTTGATGTTCTTATCGACCAATTCTTGAGTTTCAAAACGCACGTAACCAAACCTACAAAACAGTGCCAGACACACTGAATTCAAACTACTCCACCAGGGGGAGTTATTACAGCACTAGGGAGTATCTGAATTCAAACTGCTCCACCAGGGGGAGTTACTACAGCACTAGGGAGTATCTGAATTC
This sequence is a window from Tubulanus polymorphus chromosome 9, tnTubPoly1.2, whole genome shotgun sequence. Protein-coding genes within it:
- the LOC141911389 gene encoding uncharacterized protein LOC141911389 isoform X2; the protein is MPRTKQAARRGRQSKKAAPAKVVPEQEEEDEVMEIEPVKPTPVKSKPANAKKATPAAKKTPAKKVEESDDDDEEESEDDVIELNGNGTAAVTAAVEVEEESDDDDDEEDGAEEEGDDDDDDDDDEEEKEEETAASEEVKTTTAAAVDEDDDDKEDGDDDDDDEDDDDEAESDSETGKRKRKSQDEQPAKKQKVEVPDEEKPSLFVGNLPSDITEDKLMELFPESVCAFLPPKNEGKNIKFGYVRFETQELVDKNIKEKAGLKIGDNEINIDKATERRKSRGATDAPSESKILWIKNLSFNTTEETLAETFADLNGQNARVVKEAGSNRSRGFGFVDFDSVDEAKAAMEKMNGTEIDGREVQLMFAAKRGEGGRGGRGGGGGGRYGGDSKKCFNCGKVGHIGRDCPSSGGPTTCFSCGRKGHISRDCPRGSGSGGMKCFNCGGSGHMSRECPSGGSSRGGGRSGGGGGGGGCFNCGKPGHFSRECPSGGRGGYRGGRGGRGGRGGRR
- the LOC141911389 gene encoding uncharacterized protein LOC141911389 isoform X3, whose product is MPRTKQAARRGRQSKKAAPAKVVPEQEEEDEVMEIEPVKPTPVKSKPANAKKATPAAKKTPAKKVEESDDDDEEESEDDVIELNGNGTAAVTAAVEVEEESDDDDDEEDGAEEEGDDDDDDDDDEEEEKEEETAASEEVKTTTAAAVDEDDDDKEDGDDDDDDEDDDDEAESDSETGKRKRKSQDEQPAKKQKVEVPDEEKPSLFVGNLPSDITEDKLMELFPESVCAFLPPKNEGKNIKFGYVRFETQELVDKNIKEKAGLKIGDNEINIDKATERRKSRGATDAPSESKILWIKNLSFNTTEETLAETFADLNGQNARVVKEAGSNRSRGFGFVDFDSVDEAKAAMEKMNGTEIDGREVQLMFAAKRGEGGRGGRGGGGGGRYGGDSKKCFNCGKVGHIGRDCPSSGGGMKCFNCGGSGHMSRECPSGGSSRGGGRSGGGGGGGGCFNCGKPGHFSRECPSGGRGGYRGGRGGRGGRGGRR
- the LOC141911389 gene encoding uncharacterized protein LOC141911389 isoform X1, producing MPRTKQAARRGRQSKKAAPAKVVPEQEEEDEVMEIEPVKPTPVKSKPANAKKATPAAKKTPAKKVEESDDDDEEESEDDVIELNGNGTAAVTAAVEVEEESDDDDDEEDGAEEEGDDDDDDDDDEEEEKEEETAASEEVKTTTAAAVDEDDDDKEDGDDDDDDEDDDDEAESDSETGKRKRKSQDEQPAKKQKVEVPDEEKPSLFVGNLPSDITEDKLMELFPESVCAFLPPKNEGKNIKFGYVRFETQELVDKNIKEKAGLKIGDNEINIDKATERRKSRGATDAPSESKILWIKNLSFNTTEETLAETFADLNGQNARVVKEAGSNRSRGFGFVDFDSVDEAKAAMEKMNGTEIDGREVQLMFAAKRGEGGRGGRGGGGGGRYGGDSKKCFNCGKVGHIGRDCPSSGGPTTCFSCGRKGHISRDCPRGSGSGGMKCFNCGGSGHMSRECPSGGSSRGGGRSGGGGGGGGCFNCGKPGHFSRECPSGGRGGYRGGRGGRGGRGGRR
- the LOC141911389 gene encoding uncharacterized protein LOC141911389 isoform X4, translated to MEIEPVKPTPVKSKPANAKKATPAAKKTPAKKVEESDDDDEEESEDDVIELNGNGTAAVTAAVEVEEESDDDDDEEDGAEEEGDDDDDDDDDEEEEKEEETAASEEVKTTTAAAVDEDDDDKEDGDDDDDDEDDDDEAESDSETGKRKRKSQDEQPAKKQKVEVPDEEKPSLFVGNLPSDITEDKLMELFPESVCAFLPPKNEGKNIKFGYVRFETQELVDKNIKEKAGLKIGDNEINIDKATERRKSRGATDAPSESKILWIKNLSFNTTEETLAETFADLNGQNARVVKEAGSNRSRGFGFVDFDSVDEAKAAMEKMNGTEIDGREVQLMFAAKRGEGGRGGRGGGGGGRYGGDSKKCFNCGKVGHIGRDCPSSGGPTTCFSCGRKGHISRDCPRGSGSGGMKCFNCGGSGHMSRECPSGGSSRGGGRSGGGGGGGGCFNCGKPGHFSRECPSGGRGGYRGGRGGRGGRGGRR